From the Paenibacillus sp. FSL H8-0548 genome, one window contains:
- the pdaA gene encoding delta-lactam-biosynthetic de-N-acetylase gives MLASIIWSLASPAAAFGQPGVYHFGFKKSVEGRLPSIDEEGFKDIMMKHGALFLGNTSQKELYLTFDNGYENGFTSRILDVLKEKKVPAAFFVTGHYVKEEPELLNRMVLEGHIVGNHSWSHPDMSQLSEGSIKTELDKVKTQVEVLTGQKEMKYLRPPRGIFNEKVLAASKQFGYINVFWSVAYKDWDVNAQRGSQHAYREVIKQLHPGAIILLHSVSKDNTEALGSIIDEARRQGYEFKSLDELVVSNP, from the coding sequence ATGCTCGCTTCGATTATTTGGAGCTTAGCGAGTCCTGCTGCTGCATTTGGCCAGCCGGGGGTATATCACTTCGGATTTAAAAAAAGCGTGGAGGGAAGACTGCCTTCGATAGACGAGGAAGGCTTTAAAGACATCATGATGAAGCACGGTGCGTTGTTTCTTGGCAATACGAGTCAAAAGGAGCTTTATCTTACGTTCGATAATGGCTACGAAAACGGCTTTACTTCCCGTATCTTAGATGTGCTGAAGGAGAAAAAGGTTCCTGCTGCTTTTTTTGTTACCGGACATTATGTGAAAGAAGAGCCGGAGTTGCTGAATCGAATGGTTTTAGAAGGTCATATTGTGGGCAATCATTCTTGGAGCCATCCGGATATGTCTCAGCTGTCAGAGGGAAGCATCAAAACGGAGCTCGACAAGGTGAAAACGCAGGTTGAGGTTTTGACAGGTCAGAAGGAAATGAAATATTTGCGGCCGCCAAGAGGCATTTTTAATGAAAAGGTACTCGCAGCGAGCAAGCAATTTGGCTATATCAATGTATTTTGGTCCGTTGCCTATAAGGATTGGGATGTGAATGCACAAAGAGGCTCCCAGCATGCCTACAGAGAGGTTATAAAGCAGCTGCATCCTGGTGCTATCATATTGCTGCACTCCGTCTCAAAGGACAATACAGAGGCTCTCGGCAGTATTATAGACGAGGCGCGCCGCCAAGGCTATGAATTTAAAAGCTTGGATGAGCTAGTCGTCAGCAATCCATAA